Proteins from a genomic interval of Bacillota bacterium:
- a CDS encoding PhzF family phenazine biosynthesis protein, which yields MGRVFHLVDVFAESPLSGNQLAVFTDGEGLSASEMQRIAREINFSETTFVTGGPDANGGVPVRIFTPAEEVPFAGHPTLGTAYVIREIMGLGRDETVLNLAVGPIRVVERTSGGTSRLYMTQNSPTFGETMTADEAASLLGLEPGDVRDDLPVQAVSTGLPFFIVPLRSLKALQRAWISSRSTARDHLASRDAQQVLVFTTETHDPECQLSVRVFCPDLGVLEDPATGSGNGCLAGYLVHHNALQSEEIRVVVEQGMEIGRPSRLYLEAERAPGGGIIVRVGGRVIPVACGEWY from the coding sequence ATGGGTCGCGTGTTTCATCTGGTCGATGTTTTCGCGGAGTCGCCACTCTCTGGGAACCAACTCGCCGTCTTCACGGATGGCGAAGGCCTTTCGGCATCGGAAATGCAGCGGATTGCCAGGGAGATCAATTTCTCGGAGACCACGTTCGTAACTGGCGGCCCCGACGCGAACGGCGGGGTTCCTGTCAGGATCTTCACTCCAGCCGAGGAAGTCCCATTCGCAGGCCATCCCACGCTTGGGACTGCATATGTGATCAGGGAGATCATGGGTCTTGGGCGGGATGAAACTGTTCTGAACTTGGCCGTCGGTCCGATCCGCGTCGTCGAGCGGACCTCGGGCGGGACATCGCGCCTGTACATGACGCAGAATTCTCCAACCTTCGGAGAGACCATGACCGCCGACGAGGCCGCGTCCCTTCTGGGATTGGAGCCCGGCGACGTGAGGGACGACCTCCCTGTGCAGGCAGTCTCCACAGGGTTGCCCTTCTTCATTGTCCCGCTGAGAAGTCTCAAGGCTTTGCAGCGAGCGTGGATCTCTTCCCGGTCCACCGCCCGGGATCACCTGGCTTCCAGAGATGCTCAGCAGGTGCTGGTCTTCACCACCGAAACCCATGACCCAGAGTGTCAGCTCAGCGTCAGGGTGTTCTGCCCGGACCTCGGGGTGCTCGAGGACCCAGCGACCGGGAGCGGGAATGGTTGCCTTGCCGGCTACCTAGTGCACCACAATGCCCTACAGTCCGAAGAGATTCGCGTCGTGGTGGAACAGGGGATGGAGATCGGGCGCCCGTCCCGCCTCTACCTCGAGGCCGAAAGAGCACCCGGAGGCGGCATCATAGTCCGCGTGGGCGGCCGTGTGATCCCCGTCGCATGCGGAGAGTGGTACTGA
- a CDS encoding alkaline phosphatase family protein: MDGTAKSERVRLLTFTLVFAVVFSALPGHALAAGAAPEGAAGAAHAPYLIIHLDAVSSHTFFDEFDSGRLPHIARAFDGGTVVRNALSLFIGGTEMIYPRLKNGGVSEDPYPIAWETYDRSSQTSSRRLETARELYSYVPRYARSQFMHGLPVTEYLSGVAVLNVPRLLREYAFVEVFWFSTDTWGHVFGDEPQRASVRLLDRFLGEMMASLQGMPVNLILYGDHGMSFFERWVDTDGAVWEVAGDGIQFYSYPNLYLADPARSGEVARELAARDEVDFAFYWKDESTIAGWHEGGKVFFTKHASGVAYRFEGEDPFGYSLFGYRGEALSDQEWLDLTYQSSYPAAPVNLLRYMSNPQAGDVVVVVNPPKGLKTTAGLEGTHCGMADTDLMVPVLLKGPDLDGREVPDPMWLHTLYREVLEIDPRADGSPNREKHSIRLRAGLTTDGPRAVPEVTYSPARRFRANATGLPGDWEAFVEYDLYTSFNMRVWTGLGIEGGESGVNPIGTARVELFLDRLSLSVLAILSPEGHKTVSKLSYELDGGVSLEWTLPGEFGLSLSL; the protein is encoded by the coding sequence ATGGATGGAACCGCGAAAAGCGAGCGCGTTCGCTTGCTCACATTCACGCTTGTCTTCGCAGTGGTTTTCTCGGCTCTGCCCGGGCATGCTCTCGCGGCCGGGGCGGCGCCGGAAGGCGCCGCGGGCGCGGCCCACGCTCCGTACCTCATCATTCACCTCGATGCCGTCTCGTCCCACACCTTCTTCGATGAGTTCGATTCCGGCAGGCTTCCGCACATTGCACGAGCTTTCGACGGAGGGACTGTCGTCCGTAACGCACTGTCGCTCTTTATCGGGGGGACGGAGATGATCTACCCCAGGCTCAAGAACGGCGGGGTAAGTGAGGATCCCTACCCGATCGCGTGGGAGACCTACGACCGGTCCTCCCAGACTAGCTCCCGCCGGCTCGAGACCGCGCGCGAGCTTTACTCGTACGTCCCGCGTTACGCCAGAAGTCAATTCATGCACGGTCTGCCTGTGACAGAGTACCTGTCCGGGGTTGCCGTGCTGAACGTGCCGAGGCTTCTCCGGGAATACGCCTTTGTTGAGGTGTTCTGGTTTTCCACGGACACGTGGGGTCATGTGTTCGGCGACGAGCCCCAGAGGGCCAGCGTCAGGCTTCTCGACAGGTTCTTAGGCGAGATGATGGCCAGCCTCCAAGGTATGCCTGTCAACCTCATACTGTACGGAGATCACGGGATGTCCTTCTTCGAGCGGTGGGTCGACACCGACGGCGCAGTCTGGGAGGTCGCAGGTGATGGGATACAGTTCTACTCCTACCCCAACCTGTACTTGGCCGACCCGGCGCGATCGGGCGAAGTGGCCCGTGAACTTGCTGCAAGAGATGAAGTGGATTTTGCGTTCTATTGGAAGGACGAATCCACCATCGCAGGATGGCACGAGGGAGGCAAGGTCTTCTTTACGAAGCACGCTTCTGGGGTGGCCTACCGGTTCGAGGGGGAAGACCCGTTTGGGTACAGCTTGTTCGGGTACCGAGGGGAAGCCCTCTCCGACCAGGAATGGCTGGACCTTACCTACCAGTCCTCCTACCCTGCCGCTCCAGTCAACTTGTTGAGGTATATGTCGAACCCTCAGGCCGGTGACGTTGTGGTGGTAGTGAACCCCCCGAAAGGGCTGAAGACCACCGCCGGCCTGGAGGGCACTCATTGCGGCATGGCGGACACGGACTTGATGGTGCCGGTGCTCCTCAAAGGCCCGGACCTCGACGGCCGGGAAGTGCCAGACCCCATGTGGCTGCACACGCTTTACCGTGAGGTGCTGGAGATAGACCCGAGGGCAGACGGATCGCCGAACCGGGAGAAACACTCCATCCGGCTACGCGCCGGCCTCACGACTGACGGGCCGCGCGCGGTGCCTGAAGTCACCTACTCTCCTGCCCGCCGGTTCCGCGCCAACGCAACTGGGCTGCCCGGGGATTGGGAGGCCTTTGTCGAGTATGATCTGTACACCAGTTTCAACATGCGAGTGTGGACGGGATTGGGGATCGAGGGAGGCGAGTCCGGAGTCAATCCAATCGGCACCGCACGCGTTGAGCTCTTTCTTGATCGCCTA
- a CDS encoding cation diffusion facilitator family transporter: MTGETLDLSAKERFKAGERVSVATMVGNIALALAKLLAGIVGRSRAMVADAVHSASDILATAGVLASLRVSKRPADSGHPYGHGKAESVAAKLVGITLIGVGLSIALSAYRTIRTGGYGEPGVIALWAAVISIVLKEVMYQVTVATGKRIRSTAVVAEAWHHRSDALSSVGSFLGILGARLGYPVLDPVAGLVVGAFIAWMGVRIFAASVDELMDAQVDPQTIEAATRAAMSVPGVEDIHFMSTRRYGGYLYVDLRLGVAPTLSVVEGHDISVRVERAIAEACRHVTGVMVHIDPETVHSEDSEGHGGVGGVLGPSLPGDESLTRG; encoded by the coding sequence TTGACTGGTGAGACTCTCGACCTCTCGGCGAAAGAGAGGTTCAAGGCGGGCGAGAGGGTGTCGGTCGCGACCATGGTGGGCAACATAGCCCTCGCACTTGCCAAGTTGCTGGCGGGCATAGTGGGCCGCTCCAGGGCGATGGTGGCGGACGCGGTGCATTCGGCCTCGGACATCTTGGCGACTGCAGGGGTTCTTGCAAGCCTGCGCGTGTCGAAGCGTCCGGCGGACTCGGGGCACCCCTACGGCCACGGGAAGGCAGAGTCCGTGGCGGCGAAGCTCGTGGGGATAACCTTGATCGGCGTGGGACTGTCTATCGCGCTCTCTGCTTACCGCACTATCCGGACGGGAGGATACGGGGAGCCGGGGGTCATTGCGCTCTGGGCGGCGGTCATCTCTATCGTCCTCAAAGAGGTCATGTACCAGGTGACAGTGGCCACGGGCAAGCGGATCCGGAGCACCGCGGTTGTCGCCGAGGCCTGGCACCACCGGTCGGACGCCCTCTCGTCCGTCGGATCATTTCTTGGGATCTTAGGCGCCAGGCTCGGATATCCAGTGCTGGACCCCGTCGCTGGTCTCGTGGTTGGCGCGTTTATCGCGTGGATGGGTGTGCGGATCTTTGCGGCCTCCGTGGACGAACTGATGGATGCGCAGGTGGACCCCCAAACGATAGAAGCCGCGACACGGGCGGCTATGTCTGTCCCGGGAGTCGAGGACATCCACTTCATGTCGACCAGACGGTACGGGGGCTATCTTTACGTGGACTTGCGCCTTGGGGTTGCCCCGACTCTGTCCGTGGTGGAAGGCCACGATATATCGGTCCGGGTCGAAAGAGCCATAGCGGAGGCGTGCCGGCACGTGACTGGAGTGATGGTTCACATCGATCCAGAGACCGTGCATTCCGAGGATTCAGAAGGGCATGGTGGGGTCGGCGGCGTTCTTGGGCCGTCGCTGCCAGGGGACGAATCCCTGACCCGGGGGTAG